CCACTCTCTTCAAGTTCCAGCTTAAGAAACACCTGAGCACTCTGCCCCATTCCTATCAAAAATTCCCTGTAATGCCATTCACCTCTATACTCCTTGGGCCCTGCTCCAGAAACATTCTCCACCACTTGCTCAGTGCTATATCTGCAAGCAACCCCTCTGCATTATTGCCTATGCATCTCACAGTGCTCCATGCACTACAGGGACATGCTGTGTCAGGTCCTAAATACAAGTACTACCTTCCATTTAGATGCTTATTTCTACCTATTTCCTTTCAGAATTCTCTTGGATACACTGGTACCTCCATATACAGGCCTGTCAGCAAAAGCATGACCTGGCTGTTGACATCACCTGTGTTTTCCTGTATGCACAGTGATGCAAATCCATACACtgtaaataatatatattataataatttatatatgCCCTTCAGACAATTATTCTGGGGGAAAGGGGAGAACACATCTAATGTTAAAGAAACCCAGGGTAAAAGCTGTACATTGGGAAGAAGAACTGACTTTTAGGTATTGTCTGACATAGAAGAGGATTTAGCTAAGATTTAAAAGGCTCTACATCTTGTTATAAAAGAATTTCTCGTTTCAATCTTACATGGGTCAATTTACAACAAGCACCAAATTAACAAATATTATTAAATCCATCCTTTATGCTAAACCAAAGTGTCCCTGTGCCTTAAGTGTTCTGTTGAGTCCGCTTCATTGTGGCTCATGTGCACGAGTCAGCAGTTCATGGCACAAGGGTCACCTTTGGACTTCGCTGCAGAGCTGATAACCCTCATCAGACAGCGCCCAAACTCCTCCAGGATCATGCGCTCTGCCGCAGCTTTGGACTTGCCCGTCTTCTCcgcctgctctgcctgggccaGGAGGCATTCACAGGTTGCATCGGCCACCTCCTTGGTGACAAATGTGAAGGGCAGCCTGAAACAAAGCAACATCCACTTAGTGTCTGCAAAAACACAAAGGGACTAACTCCAGGGCTGGCAACTTTTTGGTATGAGGACTGATGAGATTTCACCTGTCCTATTGCTTCCAAGGGCCTTTAGACAGTGAATAAGCCTCAGTTACCAGCCAAAGGAACTGGTGGGGCAGAATCCCTACTGTTACAGGAACAAAGTGTTCCATTCACCTGACTGCTCCCACCTCTACAGCATACACAGACAAGGCTCAGAGATGACAGGGACATACCTGTCACACACATGAAACACAAAACTCAAAGAGGGTGCAGTATTAACTTACTTCCCACCACCACTGCTGAGTGCTGGTGCTGGCCTTGTCAGCAAGTCTGAGATCTGGGAAGATAACTTGGTCTTTGCAGCAGTCTGCTGCTGCACCCTGACCTCTGCAGCATCTGCTAAATGCATCAATGTCTTTCGCTCCGGGctttcttcaaaatttttacaGCCAATGCATTTGCATATGGAAGAACACATGATTTTTGcctgaaagaaacaaacaaaacataaGAAACCTGTTGCAAGTTTGACTCCCCTTATGAGAAACCACAACAAAAAGGAGATCTTATTTCAATCTCTTACCAACTAACCACTAGAGCCAACTCTCAAGCAGTGGTCTTCTCTCTTAATTCTTACCTCAAGTTGAGATGTCCCAGATGTATACTTCAATCGAATCATAGAGCATAGAATGTAAATAAGTGGTTTCCCACTCATCCCTTTCTTCATCAACCTCCAGTTTCAGGTGTAATTTAGATAGCTGAGTTTTGAGAAAGGGCAGTCTGTCTCTACATTCACAGACTGATCAGTTAGCAGATGAAGTAACAACTTCTGCTTTTGAATTCCACAGACACATTCTATCCCACAGCATCTGTGGGATGCTGCTTCAACTCCTCCTAGGGACTTGGTACGGTAGATTTCTTTAGGAAATGGTGATATTCAGTAAAGAACAAATCCAAGCCTAAGTTCAAAGTtgttaaattgtttaaaattaaaattacagaaCAGTAGCAACCAATTTTTCCATGTACATGGCTTTCTATTTGCAAACttctgggagaagaggcagcatttcagtaatgaaaacaaacagaagagaaaacatTATAACAATACAAGGAAGAGACAAAGCAAATGAGAGAAGTCACTACACTAAAGGGGAAAAGCTGCTATTGTTCAAATGAGATAATGCTTCATACCTCATAACATTCGCAGTAGTTTTTGAGACATCCCGAGCGCTTACAGTTACACCCTTTGCTGTGCCTCCGATCCGattctccctcctttcctttccctattTTGGGCTTGAAGGCTTCAGGGTTTCTGTCCAGGCAGGCCTGTCAATGCAGACCCAAAGGGTCAGTCATTGCATGCAGGGAGCAGAATTTAGAGGTGCAATAAAAGGACTTAAGCCTTGCACATGTGGGAGGAGATCAGGGCATTATGCACCCACTCTGCCCCACTCTGGAGcttcagaaaaaagaaactaaatgaCTTTGATCCCAGGGGGCAGGGGAAGAGGCCCCTCACCTTTATTGCTTTTTGCCTATCATTTTCATGGTCCAGGTTGTTATAACAATTTGTACAGTTGCAGTTATTGCAGAATTCACCGTTTGCAAAACAGTCACAATACCTGAAACAGAAGATGCAGAAGGCATTTGTAAATATTGACCATTACATTGGTGTGTGAGTATTGACTCCCACACTGCAGTACCAGAAGTCCTTACTCTGGCATCAATACGGGTAAGAGTCATCCTATGCTCAACTCCACACACACAAGCAGTACCAACCTCACTGAAGAGCCAAAATCCTCTCTAGTGCAAGTCTAGCAGCTGTCTAAAGACACAGGAGGAGCTCAAGGGTGTCCCCTGAGCTCATCACATAGCACAAGTCCCCCAAGCAGCCAGAGAAGTTAATGAGACTTCTTCTGAGAGTGACTCTTGAGTCACCCACATATTGAGGCCCAGTCTGCTGCAGCCACCTTACAGCCAGCTCCCGAGCCAGTCAGCCCAAGCCAGGAGCCCTCATACAGCCAAAACAAAAGGCAAGCAATTGGAGTGACAGTTCACAGGCAAACTAACCCAGAAAGGAGCTTTTTCTGTTGTTAGTTTTGCCCTTGAGCTGggatggaagaagagaaaaaggataACAATTGGTACATCTCAGCAACCAGGGGAAGGATCTGAATGAGGATAAAGCAGACTTTAAAAAGGGACACATATATgaacaaaaagcagcaaaacatggacAGGGAAAGCCAATCATGTTGCCATGCCTCTTATGCACCTCTGGTGCCTCCCATCAAAAACAATATCTCACCAATCCACAGACTCACAGATCTAATACATGTAAATTCCACATTCGTTCCCAGCTCAAACATGGCCTTAGGCCACAACAAACTCCAACATGTTTCAAAGCTTCCAGGACTACCACCTGGAATAGCTAAAAACTGCTGATCCTCTTCACTTGCTTTGCAAATCCTGCTGGGGGTGTGTGGTCATTTTTTGAAGCCTAAACCCATTGCTAAATTGGCCTTCTGTGGCTTGCCCAGCCTAGCATGACATAAATGAGATTAGGGCTGCCCTGGAGCTCACTGCAACCCTTCATTAGGTTGAACTGGATTTTGGAGATTTTTAGCATCTTGAATGGTCTCAGAGACAAAACTAAATCAAAAGCTTTTACAACCTGTAATagctctcctttcttttttaaaattcagtggtAGAATAGTCCTGGTTTCCAAAAGAACCAGGGCCAGCATCAATCCAGAGAAAATAACTGAGTTGACTTCTTAGTAGAAAAGGCTATGTGCCTACATTACATGagcatttgggaaaaaataagtTCCCCTCCAgacaaaaaaacctaaaacatTTTACTAGTGAGAAAGCACCTGTGCCAGAGTGAATTAACCATCTGCTCTGCACCAATGCCCAGAACATATAACATCAGTGAACAGTTTGCTTCCTAAGAGCATTCTGAAGGTGCAAATTATTCCCAGTGATGCCAATTCCTCTCCCAGCATTTCTAGGGCACATTCAGGCACCAAAACCTCACCCCTACACCTCTAAAATACATTGGGGCAGTGTGAGGTCAGTCATGTATgcaaaatatctgaaaaaacaGCTACACATCTTCCTGCTATGCAACAGAGAAGTCTGAGACCAGGAAACACAGGGCACACCTCCCCATACAGAGGTGGGTGCACTACACAAAAAGACACCCAAGCTTAAAAGTTCAAACAAACTTCTTAACTTGGGTTCAGATGCCATTGCATCACTTCCCCTTCAAGTACCACACCCCTGATTTCCTCTTTATTGTCTAGGATTCAGGGAACCACAGATTAATTTCAGTATCTCCTCCCATTCCTGTCCCAGAAATATCAGTAAACTGACTCTGATGAAGGTGAAGAAACTCTCCTCAGCTCCAAATGTTTTTGTGTCAAATTCTTACAAATACATGGAAATGAACAGCACAATATCTCCTGGATAAGAGATACACCTATCAGTGAAGAATCACTTGTCTATTCTATCTTTTACTAAAATATACAAAGCCCaatttttctgaagtatttGATCTAGCATGGTATTACTGATGCACTTCACCAAAGTACAGTAAATTCCTACAAATGATACCAAGAGATACCATTTCACTCATGGTACCAACAAGGCAaccagagctgctgagtggaATTGGTTCCACCATGGTACACGATGCAAAATCAGACAATTTTATATGTTATAGTCCATATAGCTCACAGGAGCTGCAAAATGACACAGGCTCTGCAATATCCACTTTAAATCAGCATCTAGACATAAAATTTCTGATGTACTTCAAACCATTATATTCTGATACTTGGTGCACATTTGTGATGTTAAAAATAaggcttaaaagaaaaaaaaactgtaCCAAGCTGTACTTACAATTTCAAACACAGAGACTTAGTACAATTGCAAGGCTTCCTGGGGCGGTTTGCAGACTCAGAAGAAATTATTCTGGGGGGAGAAAAGGGCATTTATATTTACAGTTTTATCAGTTTCTTCCTATTTTAAATTCATGTAAACAGCTCAAAAtaaaaactttgaaaaaaaaaatctttctcttcCCCTTGCATTAGATTTTTGGCTGACTGTGTTTAAGTAACTGTTATAAATAGTGCCTTTGCAACCCAGAAAGAGATGGATTATTTGCTGCAAATTTGGATGCATGCCTGAAGTAGAAATTAGGCTTTAAAGCTAGAGGAAACATAACTAAAAACTGGAGTCAGGGAAACCTTCCCCAGAATCCCTTCAGTGGGACCAGATCCAACCAAAATTCATGCAATGTGattgttccttttcttttgttctccttggaattaaaaaaatccaagaaaacaaaaaaataccccCTCTGGAATAATGGGAAAGCAAGGCAAACCACAGTATTCAGTTTTCAGATAAATTCTATAGCAGACACAGTCTTTAACTGCTCCTGAGACTTGGATTTTGTGACACTAATCACATCTGATGAGATTTATTCCATCCCTATCCAGCAATTTCTGCACGTAATACCAGGGAGATTAAATCAAACCCGTTCATTTGAATAGCTGCATCTGGATTTGGGATTAGTTTGCATCAGTCGAGGCTGCAGCAACAAAAAGCAACTTCATGTTCACAATTTCCAGCAAACAGTAACACAAAAGGACTGTGCAGAACAGCTAAGCCTGCTGGATTGgcaaagggaaaataatatatGTTAGCTGTTATTTTCATCcttaaaggaaaaatgcaagactgaaaaaacccaaagcctCCTATCAGGATTCATTTTGCTGTTTGGCTCAATTTCTGCATGTGTTAAGCATCTAGCTTATATGCTGTCCAGAACCTCTCTGCAGCAATATTGAGAAATAGTTGAGGCCTGTAGCTCACAGGTGctgctgcaaataaaaaaaaaaaaagcaacagggAGCTTTCAGGTCAACTTCCTGCTACATGAATTcaaaaaacagaaaggaaaacacagctttgATCAAGAGACTGGCTCAAATGTCAGAGAGATCCATGTCTGACCCTTCAGTCAGAGGTAAAAATCACACCACAGCAGACTTGAGAATTCCCCAAACCAAACTCCAAGACCTCATGCTTATTCAAGCAGCCTATTCTAtaggtttggggatttttttcagaactcTTACCCATTAAATGGCAGCCGTGCCTGGGACTGGACACTGGATGTCCCTGTGAAGCCAGTGTTGCTTGCTATGGATACATAGGATGACTGTTGGagctaacaaaacaaaaaggttAATGCTTGAcatgaaagaaattataaacaAGAGGATGTGTCTAGTCTTTAAATTAGCTTTCCAGATATTGCTACAAAAATAACTTGCTTCTAAGAACACTTTTAGACACTTACAGAACTTGGACCAGGTGGCAACTTCCTGCCTCCGTACTtagcataaaaatattattttagatTGTACTTTTTGTTGTCCATCACAGTGTCTAGATCCATACAGATGACAGAGTTAACACACAGAAATGTTCAGACCACAAACAGCTCCTGTTCCTAAAAACATGCTCATTTTCCCCCTAAAAGAGCAGAATCACTTCCTGCACAAATTAGTAGCTTCCTTTATATACAAGCCACTTACTATGAAAGTAAGCAAAATGGTTTGCATTCCAACTCCTCTGCATACCTGAACCCaccatttatttttcacattaaaaacccaaaatctcATAAGAACCTGCCAAACAACACTGCTCTGGGCTACCTTCTTTAGCATTACCTACAAGCAGCTGTttgctcctgctgggacaggtTCTGGGGACATATTAGCACATGGCAAGATACAGACCTGCTGGGGCCAGGCAAACGGGGACAGGCTGTGACTGGAACACATATCTCAGAGGAGAGGTCCAACAGATGCTAGTGTTAAGTAAAATTTGGAGATCTAGACTGGAAGGACACAGTAACAATCTTCAGGGTCAAACTGCAACTGTGACAAAATCAAAAGGCAACCAGAAACCAGTCTGGTACCAGTAATGCCAGGAAATATCAGTCTTTGTTTCTACAATTGTCAGACTTCAGCAGAACATTTCATTTATTCCCTTTTCATCCTGGTCAGATCCTGCAAAGAGCAAAAATCTAATCCCTAGGCCTCAGCTGGAGTGACTGGTACCAGCTGCTTCTGACCACTGGCAATGTGCTTAGCATTAACTAACACCATTTATAATGAAGACAGCCATTCTCTGTGACCAAGCAGGTCACATATATGCTGCCTTTCTCCTCATCATCAGGCCCTGAAGGTCCGGTGAACCAAGCAGACAAAACAATagaatttcttcttcctctcacTACAGGTCCCAGGATTCCTGGTGGTGACTGTCAGGGACCAGGGAAGTGtaacagcacacagagcagttATAAAATCAAGCTGTTGCAAGTCCTAAGTGACCTGTACTCTTTCATATGATTTTCAAGTCTAGGTTATGATTGCTAAAGTGATGAAGCAAACTGTTCATCAAGATCTGACCCAATATGCAGGGTCTAGGTGATTAGAAATTCCAAGTTGAGATCTAGGTGATTCGAGTAAGTTGGCATTATAAATTCTGTACTACACCACTCAAAATTGCACTACACTCATTCTGCCTACAGAAATGCTGTGCTATTATGTTAATAAAAACTCCTTTGAGAAAACAAAGCTTTAATTGCAACCATGATTGAAATTAAAGTGCCATCGTCATTCTGCCAAGGGTCCCCCTAACAGAAACTGTTGCCTCAGTGTCAGGTGGCAGTCACAGAGCAGAAATCTTTAAGAGAAAGGCAGAATATTCCACAAGAGCAGCATTTACATAAACATCTCTGGGAAATGCCATACCTGTGTGACATACTGAGCTGGAAGGACTGCATAGCCAACAtttcctgtgccaggggctggtgCCAGCACAGTGCCTGGGGGGAGGTTGGTGAGGTTGGGCTGGATCTGTGGCAGTGGAGTGGCTGGCATGATGAGTCTTTGTTGGGGCTGACTGGTAGTGACTATTTGAGAAGTTGAGTTAATTGGTTTGGGCACCacctgagagagagaaaagagctcTTTATGAAATCAGTGTTTCAGTCATTCAGAACACACTTTGATTAGCAGAACAGTTCTTTACAGAGCTGGAAGCAGACTTTTCTCTGTGCAGCCAAACCAGGTCAGGACTATTACATGACTTAGAGCCAACTCACCTGCTTCACAGTCTGTGCTGGCACTATGGGAACTGACATCCGCACGGGGGTCGCGTTCACCACCACGGGCTTCGCTGGGGTCAAGAAACAACATCACATCAATGTGTGTTAGTCACTCCAAATCCACAGTTCAGCCCTTCAGACTGTCACATGTGCACAACACAGAGGTACTTAGCACTGTAACTCATGTCTGCACCCAAGTGTTGCATGCCAACACCTTTGTAAACAGGTCTATGGCACACATTTCACAGCAATGGATTAAAAAACCAGCCAGGGGCAGACCTCCTCTGGATACTGGATTTCCCTTACATCCCTTTTCCCTTTGAAATCTTTTATTCTGTCACCCCTCTGGAAAGCATGGACAGAAACCAGCAAAAACACCTGACACTTCTAAAGCAATTTACATGGAAGGATCCTCATGTTACAGAAGTTTTGGCAATATGCTTGTGGGCTGTCCTGCCTTCACACTCTTCATATAAAGGAGATGGGAGAGGCCATGAAATTTGGTCAACTAGGGAAAAGCATGCTCCCAGGATTCAGGCCCAACTACAGAGCAGTTTGACACAAAGGAGCATTTTCACGTACAGACCAGAGGTAGCAACAGAATGTGGAATTTATGGAAGTCTTACCACAAAACCAAGTACATCTGGCAGTCTTCACAGATCTCTGTTATGTATTCATTTTAATTGTTACAGAacaaacatgaaagaaaaacccaacagagGCTTCAgacagtgtccccagcagcacttACCCTGTTGCAGAGGCTGAGTATTCGTACTGGGATTTTGACTGGCAGATTGGGTTGAACTACTGGCTGTTGTGGCAGTAACGAGTCTGACATAATGGAACTTGCTCCCAGGTACCTGAATCTGCTGAACATTGGGTGCAGTTGCCAAGGGAATAATTGTCTTAAATTGAGATGTACCCACTCCTCCTACAGTAATGGTCTGCACTGCTGATTTCACAGCCTGTTAAGCCAACACAGACAGCACAAAGTTACTTGTACAAAGGCAGAAAGAACATCAATATGTTTATTTCTCAATTTGTCAGTGAGCAACTCTAGCATAACATTTGTACCCTTGAGAGGGAAGACAGTTACCCtctttttgctttcaaaagTAAAACAGATGCAGAGATTAAATGCCTCTCAACATCTCAGAGTAAACTCAGTTCCATTTTCAATGCTCTACACCAAACACCAGAGTAAACTAGTATTTATATGAGTAGGGTGACTCAGGCCACTTCACAAGATACAACATCTGCCAAAACTATTTCCAGTGCCTACAGAGAACATGGCTCGGTTTGTCTTCCACAATCAAACAACCAAACATAGAAATATTCCTGTTATTAAAAGCACATGGTAAGAACTTGCACAACAGTTTGTCTGGTCTGCATCATAATTTATCTGCATATGTACAGATATGTCCTGTTAAGAAAGTTGGTAATTAATCCACAGAAATCACTGTGCAACCCTTGTGAGGAAAAGGGAACAGAATCCATAACTGATGGACATCAGAAAGAGTACAAGCTGAGAAATGAAAGAAGCAAGAACAATGAGAAGTAGCAAAACAAATTCAttaagaaaaaaggcaaaacgCTGAAAGAAAGTGAGCTCAGCAGACCTGTGCTACCTTACAGCTTGAATCTGCAAAAGTTCATCTTTCCAACTTTTCTCAAACTACAAACTAATAACAAGaaagtttaatttcatttaaacacATTCATAAGTCTACTGGTTTGACAGCAGCCTCTTTAACCAGACCTGCTCAACCTCAAACCttgatttcttccttttcctgcttccatttgacttttttttagaGCTCAGGTTTTTATTCTCAGTATCTTTTACTATTGGTATAAAGCATTACTACTGGTCCTTGACATCAAGTTTAAGTATTATGCTTGGTTGTCAGTATGATGTGAATTCTTATGAGAACATTTTCCCAGCTGCCCAGTTTTCAGCaactacagaaataaaatctcaaTTTGCACACATTTCACTAGAAAAACAACCCTGCTCTTCTAAAAGATGTTTTCTTGGGAAGTTGTATTTTTCTTAAGACATTTTATACCTTAACAAGCCAGAGCATCAAAATAAGCACTGTGTGCAAGCATGGTCACAGACATTGTCAAAAGGAGACCTGTTCTCTCTAGCACACAAATGAGCAGCTGCTATCCAAGGACAACTGGGAAAATTGTCAAATTCAAGGGACAGTTCTCTTCTAAAGGCATGTTCTTGAGCCCAGTGAAGACAGGTGAAGCCCTTGTGTTGTGTCAGATAGCTTTGCAACAGAACTCCCACAGACATCTCCATTTTTTCATTTAGGGTGCTTGCATTAGAGAGACGTAACCTTTTAACAACTATTTCAGAAGACAATtttctctgaggaaaaaaacagttCAAATCTCTGTGGTGTCCATACTCCCATATCAGGATTCCAATTATTTCCTGCATCAGTAagataaaactggaaaaatctGAGTGTCTGGTCTCATGTTGTAGATGTGTGTCCACTCCCTGCTATATCCATACTCTGGATATATTTACACCCATTCACATCCCTTCATGTTTACCACAACAAGAGTACAGATATTGCAATAGAAAAAGATTTACCTAAGATcacaaaagaggaaaacagcaaaaactgTCATTTGTAAGAAAGGTCAGTTTTGTCTTGTGATTAATTAATGCAAAACTATTTATAAAAGCTATTATGGAAAAGCCCATTTTTCTAGAAATGAGACatgggaaataaataatttctggtTCTGTAGGTTTCAGCCCAGACCTCTACAGCAGGAATGTGAACTCCACTGCTGCAAACCTCAGAAATACCTGGAAAGCAGCCCTAGGCAGTGGCATAGAAACATTGGCAGAAGAGAAAGAATCCCCCAAAGAACTCCTCCTCGTGTCACAGAGTTCTTCATGTGACTTGGGAGATTGAGCAGACAGAAACAAGAATTTGCACCAAGTGGGGCTTTCCAGGCTGGAAAGCTACTGTCTAATAGCACACCCCTATATGGGCTTGCACTGGTTTGCAGCCCTCAACTGAAGAGTATATTATATATCCACTCCTTGGGGCATTGCTTCTGCCAGTTCCTAAGCAGACACCATCCCAAGAACAGCGGCAGACAGAGCGCTGCCGAGCCGTGCTCCAACACTGCAGTTCCCAGCAAGCAatgacacagacacagcagaagACAAAGCAAAGTCAGTCTGTACCTGGGTGGTTGTGTGGTTGACTATGGCCTTCCCAGGGGAGGAGGGTGCTGACTGCTGCACTGTGAGGATCTGCTGTCCTAACGCTACATTCAGTGGGACGCCCACCGTCTTCTGGGGGGAGCTGGGAGGCTGGGAGGCCACTGACACCACTGTTAGCTGCTtggcaaaacaaaaagcagtttAAACCTCTGTGCAGGATACAGGGCCCTGTACATACACATTCCCCTCCTCAGGACAGCACAGCTCTCCACCAGAACAGAGCTCTTTCTGTGAACAAGGGCCCTGCATTTAACCACAACTCACACGGGTCCAGCTGTAACAACAGAGCCCTTAGAACCTTGAAGGCATCACTGGTTTGCAGCACCAACAGGCTCCTGCAGAAACCTAGCACAGCATCTGGGTGGGAGTAAGGGGTTGTCTTTCCATTTGTTTTATTGGGGggttttaaaggaaattatcCCATTAAAGCCTCAGCATTGTCAAGAGGGATCTTCTAAATAAAGATGTCATAATTGGTACAAGGACTATTTCATCATAAATaggaattttaaagaaaagctgtttgaaagaaaattctcaCCTCAAACT
This sequence is a window from Melospiza georgiana isolate bMelGeo1 chromosome 5, bMelGeo1.pri, whole genome shotgun sequence. Protein-coding genes within it:
- the LIN54 gene encoding protein lin-54 homolog isoform X2, which produces MEVVSAEVNSLLPEEIMDTGITLVEDDSIEAVIVSSPMGGESIPMETELEEIVNISTTSDSSATTTATVTTESVPAPSSHSGDAALTATTTPSPDVNAAVKPAFPGGLHKLGAQTPVTISANQIILNKATDIKIGSQSIKPDGQKLIVTTLGKSGQPIVLALPHSQLPQSQKAVSQAQAGDSKVQGQQIKVVIGGRSEVKPVVGVSALTQGSQLINTAAQPSVLQSQQVKTVQIAKKTRTPTSGPVITKLIFAKPINSKAVTGQTTQVSPVIAGRVFSQSAPGTPPKTITISESGVIGSSLSTTTQQTPNKIAISPLKSPNKLTVVSVASQPPSSPQKTVGVPLNVALGQQILTVQQSAPSSPGKAIVNHTTTQAVKSAVQTITVGGVGTSQFKTIIPLATAPNVQQIQVPGSKFHYVRLVTATTASSSTQSASQNPSTNTQPLQQAKPVVVNATPVRMSVPIVPAQTVKQVVPKPINSTSQIVTTSQPQQRLIMPATPLPQIQPNLTNLPPGTVLAPAPGTGNVGYAVLPAQYVTQLQQSSYVSIASNTGFTGTSSVQSQARLPFNGIISSESANRPRKPCNCTKSLCLKLYCDCFANGEFCNNCNCTNCYNNLDHENDRQKAIKACLDRNPEAFKPKIGKGKEGESDRRHSKGCNCKRSGCLKNYCECYEAKIMCSSICKCIGCKNFEESPERKTLMHLADAAEVRVQQQTAAKTKLSSQISDLLTRPAPALSSGGGKLPFTFVTKEVADATCECLLAQAEQAEKTGKSKAAAERMILEEFGRCLMRVISSAAKSKGDPCAMNC
- the LIN54 gene encoding protein lin-54 homolog isoform X1 → MSVPAPAITATATKMEVVSAEVNSLLPEEIMDTGITLVEDDSIEAVIVSSPMGGESIPMETELEEIVNISTTSDSSATTTATVTTESVPAPSSHSGDAALTATTTPSPDVNAAVKPAFPGGLHKLGAQTPVTISANQIILNKATDIKIGSQSIKPDGQKLIVTTLGKSGQPIVLALPHSQLPQSQKAVSQAQAGDSKVQGQQIKVVIGGRSEVKPVVGVSALTQGSQLINTAAQPSVLQSQQVKTVQIAKKTRTPTSGPVITKLIFAKPINSKAVTGQTTQVSPVIAGRVFSQSAPGTPPKTITISESGVIGSSLSTTTQQTPNKIAISPLKSPNKLTVVSVASQPPSSPQKTVGVPLNVALGQQILTVQQSAPSSPGKAIVNHTTTQAVKSAVQTITVGGVGTSQFKTIIPLATAPNVQQIQVPGSKFHYVRLVTATTASSSTQSASQNPSTNTQPLQQAKPVVVNATPVRMSVPIVPAQTVKQVVPKPINSTSQIVTTSQPQQRLIMPATPLPQIQPNLTNLPPGTVLAPAPGTGNVGYAVLPAQYVTQLQQSSYVSIASNTGFTGTSSVQSQARLPFNGIISSESANRPRKPCNCTKSLCLKLYCDCFANGEFCNNCNCTNCYNNLDHENDRQKAIKACLDRNPEAFKPKIGKGKEGESDRRHSKGCNCKRSGCLKNYCECYEAKIMCSSICKCIGCKNFEESPERKTLMHLADAAEVRVQQQTAAKTKLSSQISDLLTRPAPALSSGGGKLPFTFVTKEVADATCECLLAQAEQAEKTGKSKAAAERMILEEFGRCLMRVISSAAKSKGDPCAMNC
- the LIN54 gene encoding protein lin-54 homolog isoform X3 gives rise to the protein MSVPAPAITATATKMEVVSAEVNSLLPEEIMDTGITLVEDDSIEAVIVSSPMGGESIPMETELEEIVNISTTSDSSATTTATVTTESVPAPSSHSGDAALTATTTPSPDVNAAVKPAFPGGLHKLGAQTPVTISANQIILNKATDIKIGSQSIKPDGQKLIVTTLGKSGQPIVLALPHSQLPQSQKAVSQAQAGDSKVQGQQIKVVIGGRSEVKPVVGVSALTQGSQLINTAAQPSVLQSQQVKTVQAVKSAVQTITVGGVGTSQFKTIIPLATAPNVQQIQVPGSKFHYVRLVTATTASSSTQSASQNPSTNTQPLQQAKPVVVNATPVRMSVPIVPAQTVKQVVPKPINSTSQIVTTSQPQQRLIMPATPLPQIQPNLTNLPPGTVLAPAPGTGNVGYAVLPAQYVTQLQQSSYVSIASNTGFTGTSSVQSQARLPFNGIISSESANRPRKPCNCTKSLCLKLYCDCFANGEFCNNCNCTNCYNNLDHENDRQKAIKACLDRNPEAFKPKIGKGKEGESDRRHSKGCNCKRSGCLKNYCECYEAKIMCSSICKCIGCKNFEESPERKTLMHLADAAEVRVQQQTAAKTKLSSQISDLLTRPAPALSSGGGKLPFTFVTKEVADATCECLLAQAEQAEKTGKSKAAAERMILEEFGRCLMRVISSAAKSKGDPCAMNC